ATGTCCTTCAAGGTTCGCACGGCGGTCAGAATGGCACACTCCCGAGCCTTTTCGTCCCACCAGGCGCAGCGTTCGCGTCGGCAGCCGAACTCGATGAGCGGGCAGGTGAGTCTCTCCATAGTACCTCCGGTCATAGGGGGATAATATAACCATTCGCGCCTGTGGAAAGATTATCCTTTGTTTCGGGAGGAAACTTGCCGGGGCAAAAGGAATAAAGGAAGGCAAGCAAGGGGGCGATAAGATGCCGAAGATCACCAGTATGGCCAAACGGTTACGCATTTACGTCGGCGAGGCCGACAGATGGCAGGGGCTGCCGCTTTACCACGCTATCGTCCGCAAAGCCAAGGAGCTCGATATGGCCGGGGCCACCGTTTTCCGTGGCATGGAAGGCTATGGCGCCAACAGCCGCATCCATACGGCCAGAATTGTCGACCTTTCGTCCGACCTGCCGGTGCTCGTGGAGATCGTCGATAGCGGGGAATACATCGCCAAGCTGTTGCCCTACCTGGACGAAATGGTGCAGGAAGGGATGGTCACCATCGATGATATCGAGGTCATCAAATACGGCCGCAAACCGCCCAAACGGTAGCAAGGCCGGAAAAAGCGAGGACATCCGATGCTGAAAATCGTCGCCGTTGCTATCGGCGGCAGCCTGGGGGCGGTTGCCCGCTACCTGGTGTCGCAGTGGGCCGCGGACCGCTTCGGCGCCGCCTTCCCACACGGTACGCTAATCGCCAATGTCGTGGGCTGTTTTATAATCGGCGCATTTATGACTATTGCCACCGAACGGTTCATAGTCAGTCCCCACTGGCGACTTTTCGTGACGGTCGGCTTCATCGGCGGATTGACCACTTTTTCATCATTCAGCTACGAAACTTTCAAGCTGTTGGAGGATGCCCAAACTGCACTGGCGGCATATAATCTGGCGCTCAACGTTATCGTCGGCTTTTTCGCCACCTGGCTGGGGATTGGTCTGGCCCGCCTGCTTTAGACGAAAGGGAGAATCCATAATGAAGATATTCCTGTGGCGGCACAACCGCCGCCTCCACAGCTGGAGCATGATGAACGAACCTAATGTCCACCAATCCTGTTATACCGACGCGGTTGCGGTCGTCCAGGCCGACTCGGCGGCGGAGGCCCTCCGGCTGCTCGCAGCCCGCGAACCGGAATGGGTTGTTGAAGAACTGCGGCGGCTGGAGCCGAAAATATTTACCGCCGGCACTCCGGCGGTAATCTTCGCTGACGTGCGCGGCGACTGACATGGTGCGGAGATGAAAGCGACACGCCGATGGTTGACCGGCATCATTGCGCTCCTGCTGCTGGCGGCCGTGCTTCTTGCCTTATCGCAATTTAAAAAGCCCGAGCAGGAAAGACCGGGCGGTTTCTCGCAGGGCACCATCGTCGTCGATCCGGCGCAGACGGTCGGCAAACTGCTCGTCGTCGACGGCGACGCGATCGTCTCCGGCCGGGTTGACGGGTGGTTGGCCGTCATCGGCGGCAGCGTCTTTCTCCGCCCCGGCGGCCGGGTTGAAGGCCCGCTGCTCGTCCTCGGCGGCCATTTCCATGCCGACCCCGTCGCCGCTGCGGCCTCTTCCGTTAGGCTCGTCCTGCCGCCCGGGTCGCCGCTGGCCGGGATGTTTGTATGGCTGCTGGGTGGCGCAGCAAGCGCGGCGATGCTGGCGGCGGCCTGGAGCGTATGGCGGCTGGCCGGTTACCTGCGGCGTAAGCCCCTGTTCGGGCGAATACTGGCCGTGCTGCGCGACAACCGGGAGCGATGGCCGGGGATATACGCCCTCGCCGGCCTGGCCGTCTGCGGATTTCTGCTAACGCTGTTCGTCCACCTCACCGAGGAAACCATCTACCATCAGGAAGCCGATCTTGTCGACAGGGCCGTTATCTGGCTTGTCCGCACCTTCGCCACACCGGCGGCCGACCAGGCGATGATCGTCGTCACCGCCTTTGGATCGGGAGTAGTGTACGCCGTCCTTGCGCCGCTTGCCGCCGGTTGGCTGCTGTGGCTGCGGAAACGGCGCGAGACCATAACGCTCCTCATCTGCCTGGGCGGCGCTTCGACGCTGAACTTTTTACTTAAGCACCTGTTTGAACGGGCCCGCCCCGACCTCTTTAAAGTCATCAACGCCGCCGGTTACAGCTTTCCCAGCGGCCACGCCATGGTCTCCCTATGCTTCTACGGCATGGTCGCCTACCTTCTCTGCCGCCACATCCGGCGGCTGCCGATGCAGCTTTTCGTATATAGTCTCGCGGCCGTGCTGGTGAGTGTCATCGGCTTCAGCCGCATCTATCTCGGCGTCCACTATCCCAGCGACGTGCTGGGCGGCTACTTCGCCGGCGGCACGTGGCTGGTTTTCTGCGTTTCGCTGCTATGGTGGTGGGAAATGGAGAAATAGGCCGCAGGAAAAAGCTATACACTCAATAAATACACCAGGCAGGATTTTTTACCATCCAGAGGGAAAATATATAGGTCAGGGTAAAATACGCAACTACTTTTAGAGGTGAGAACGTGGATTTTGGATTGGGGAAAGTCCTGCCTATAAAAATCGAAGAGGAGATGAAAAACTCCTACATAAATTACGCCATGAGCGTAATCGTCATGCGGGCGCTGCCCGACGTTCGGGATGGACTGAAGCCCGTTCACCGGCGGATACTGTACGCGATGCACGAAGCCGGCATGGCGCCCAACAAGCCTCATAAAAAATCGGCGCGCATCGTCGGTGAAGTTCTCGGTAAATACCACCCTCACGGCGACTCCTCCGTTTACGACGCCACCGTCCGCATGGCCCAGGACTTTTCCATCCGCTACATGCTGGTCGACGGCCACGGCAACTTCGGCTCGGTCGACGGCGACTCGGCTGCGGCCATGCGTTACACCGAAGTGCGCATGTCGCGCATCGCCGAGGAAATGCTAGCCGATATCGACAAAGATACCGTAAACTTCGTCCCCAACTACGACGAATCCATGAAAGAGCCCAGCGTCCTGCCGTCCAAGGTCCCCAACCTCCTCATCAACGGCTCGGCCGGCATCGCCGTGGGCATGGCCACCAACATTCCGCCCCACAACCTCGGCGAGGTCGTCGACGGC
This genomic stretch from Sporomusaceae bacterium harbors:
- a CDS encoding phosphatase PAP2 family protein encodes the protein MKATRRWLTGIIALLLLAAVLLALSQFKKPEQERPGGFSQGTIVVDPAQTVGKLLVVDGDAIVSGRVDGWLAVIGGSVFLRPGGRVEGPLLVLGGHFHADPVAAAASSVRLVLPPGSPLAGMFVWLLGGAASAAMLAAAWSVWRLAGYLRRKPLFGRILAVLRDNRERWPGIYALAGLAVCGFLLTLFVHLTEETIYHQEADLVDRAVIWLVRTFATPAADQAMIVVTAFGSGVVYAVLAPLAAGWLLWLRKRRETITLLICLGGASTLNFLLKHLFERARPDLFKVINAAGYSFPSGHAMVSLCFYGMVAYLLCRHIRRLPMQLFVYSLAAVLVSVIGFSRIYLGVHYPSDVLGGYFAGGTWLVFCVSLLWWWEMEK
- the crcB gene encoding fluoride efflux transporter CrcB, yielding MLKIVAVAIGGSLGAVARYLVSQWAADRFGAAFPHGTLIANVVGCFIIGAFMTIATERFIVSPHWRLFVTVGFIGGLTTFSSFSYETFKLLEDAQTALAAYNLALNVIVGFFATWLGIGLARLL
- a CDS encoding DUF190 domain-containing protein, with the protein product MPKITSMAKRLRIYVGEADRWQGLPLYHAIVRKAKELDMAGATVFRGMEGYGANSRIHTARIVDLSSDLPVLVEIVDSGEYIAKLLPYLDEMVQEGMVTIDDIEVIKYGRKPPKR